A stretch of Vigna angularis cultivar LongXiaoDou No.4 chromosome 4, ASM1680809v1, whole genome shotgun sequence DNA encodes these proteins:
- the LOC128196319 gene encoding uncharacterized protein LOC128196319: MYMSGVTNKLGRSDDYGFIDPQDIHESNDFDHINTRMISSFRRGKKIYFLPYISGRHWQLLVMSVQDNYALWFCSLHRPPPTQLRQAIDCSIPASMMMDGRSIVKSRKIAWISLKCNRQNGSYECGYYVMYWMTHIVRSHITRSWETRFKTTTPVPEKSLLFIRNAAAKYIVRLYNSS, translated from the exons at gtatatgtctggggtcactaataagttggggcgttctgatgattatggattcattgatccccaagacattcatgaatcaaatgattttgatcatATCAACACGAGAATGATAAGCAGTTTTcgaaggggcaagaaaatatactttttgccttatatatccgg gcgccattggcaacttcttgttatgtctgtgcaagacaactatgctttgtggttctgctcattgcacaggcctcctcccacacaactcagacaagcaattgattg ttctattccagcaagtatgatgatggacgggagatcaattgttaagagtagaaagattgcttggatttctctcaag tgtaacagacaaaatgggtcatatgagtgtggatactatgtaatgtattggatgacccatattgttcgttctcacatcacaagaagctgggaaacg agattcaagactactacaccagttcctgagaagtcactactattcattaggaacgctgctgcgaagtatatagttagattatacaatagctcttag
- the LOC108331648 gene encoding protein EXECUTER 2, chloroplastic isoform X2: MVVAGLSPAISISTATTTPSCFHSRASKPLSSFFGLLHSPQPNLSISARRNRYNTTHCCRCSLNSGDTYVNWDWNRWCRYFSEIEQAENFASVLKFQLDDAVEKEDFEEAIKLKRALLEATSKDTVAKIMDQLKSAIDDERYHDASRLCKCTGSGLVGWWVGYSKTTDDPFGRIIHISPGMGRFIGKSYSPRQLMTASSGTPIFEIYVVKNADDTYHMQVVYLRQAKGKSKRNPLSLSTKGPSKPEVDNVSSSVEVQEDEEKVERNDEKNNNIEAVTEEGIKSVINFLKEKIPGLKVKVMNVNVEEEAAENNDSIQQLMEDDSNKTGTGENHEDEVDNLDEPDGVTLDRDGDAIEEEKDLEMKLFIGGVVHNNEDTPLKDDFVRLPAVIKNMEKDSFVFNFAGKNIDYGIKEDKAPNIKVAALAAQGVSELMPPDVANAFWSSDKVSSKVASYKGQGRIADYGFRNPKWVEGELLQLNGKGMGPYMKGADLGFLYVVPEQSFLVLFHRLKLPE, encoded by the exons ATGGTGGTGGCGGGTCTGTCTCCGGCCATCTCCATCTCCACCGCCACCACAACCCCCTCTTGCTTCCATTCTCGCGCCTCAAAaccactctcttcttttttcgGCCTCCTCCACTCTCCCCAGCCCAATCTCTCCATCTCCGCCAGGAGGAACCGCTACAACACCACTCACTGTTGCCGCTGCTCCCTCAATTCCGGCGATACCTACGTCAATTGGGATTGGAACCGATGGTGCCGCTATTTCTCAGAAATCGAACAGGCCGAGAACTTTGCCTCTGTCCTTAAG TTTCAACTTGATGATGCTGTAGAGAAGGAGGACTTTGAAGAGGCCATTAAGTTGAAGAGGGCTCTTTTGGAAGCAACGTCCAAGGACACTGTTGCTAAAATTATGGATCAGTTGAAG AGTGCTATAGATGATGAACGATATCATGATGCTTCAAGATTGTGTAAATGCACTGGAAGTGGACTG GTGGGCTGGTGGGTGGGTTACTCAAAAACCACTGATGACCCCTTTGGTAGAATTATACATATAAGTCCTGGCATGGGTAGGTTCATTGGCAAGAGTTACAGTCCAAG ACAATTGATGACAGCATCTAGTGGAACtccaatttttgaaatttatgtgGTAAAAAATGCTGATGATACGTATCATATGCAG GTAGTGTATTTGCGACAAGCCAAAGGAAAGTCAAAGAGAAACCCTCTATCTCTATCTACTAAAGGCCCATCCAAACCTGAGGTGGATAATGTATCTTCATCAGTTGAGGTGCAGGAAGATGAAGAGAAGGTTGAAAGAAATgatgagaaaaacaataacatCGAGGCAGTAACTGAAGAGGGAATTAAAAGTGtgataaattttcttaaagaaaaaattccAGGACTAAAAGTCAAAGTTATGAATGTTAATGTTGAAGAGGAAGCAGCAGAGAACAATGATTCTATTCAGCAATTGATGGAGGATGATAGTAATAAAACTGGCACTGGTGAGAATCATgaagatgaagttgataatCTCGATGAACCTGATGGGGTCACTCTAGACAGAGATGGAGATGccatagaagaagaaaaggatttGGAAATGAAGCTTTTTATTGGTGGGGTTGTACACAACAATGAGGATACTCCTCTCAAGGATGATTTTGTACGTCTTCCAgcagtaataaaaaatatggaaaAAGATTCTTTTGTCTTCAATTTTGCTGGCAAAAATATAGACTATGGTATCAAAGAAGATAAAGCTCCCAATATCAAAGTGGCCGCTTTGGCAGCTCAAGGAGTCTCGGAGCTTATGCCTCCTGATGTTGCTAATGCATTTTGGAGTTCCGACAAAGTGTCTTCCAAG GTTGCTAGTTATAAAGGCCAGGGGAGAATAGCTGACTATGGTTTTCGAAATCCAAAATGGGTCGAAGGGGAACTGCTCCAACTTAATGGCAAG GGCATGGGACCTTACATGAAAGGTGCAGACCTCGGCTTCCTTTATGTAGTACCTGAACAAAGTTTTCTAGTGTTATTCCACCGGTTGAAACTACCCGAGTAA
- the LOC108331648 gene encoding protein EXECUTER 2, chloroplastic isoform X1 encodes MVVAGLSPAISISTATTTPSCFHSRASKPLSSFFGLLHSPQPNLSISARRNRYNTTHCCRCSLNSGDTYVNWDWNRWCRYFSEIEQAENFASVLKFQLDDAVEKEDFEEAIKLKRALLEATSKDTVAKIMDQLKSAIDDERYHDASRLCKCTGSGLVGWWVGYSKTTDDPFGRIIHISPGMGRFIGKSYSPRQLMTASSGTPIFEIYVVKNADDTYHMQVVYLRQAKGKSKRNPLSLSTKGPSKPEVDNVSSSVEVQEDEEKVERNDEKNNNIEAVTEEGIKSVINFLKEKIPGLKVKVMNVNVEEEAAENNDSIQQLMEDDSNKTGTGENHEDEVDNLDEPDGVTLDRDGDAIEEEKDLEMKLFIGGVVHNNEDTPLKDDFVRLPAVIKNMEKDSFVFNFAGKNIDYGIKEDKAPNIKVAALAAQGVSELMPPDVANAFWSSDKVSSKISKSMRDIVRVAMSQAHKRTRLSGDTYFNRITCSRGDSDPFDGLYVGAFGPYGMEVVHLRRKFGHWNEGDSENNTSDVGFFEYVEAVKLTGDLNVPAGQVTFRAKIGRGNRNTNRGMYPDDLGVVASYKGQGRIADYGFRNPKWVEGELLQLNGKGMGPYMKGADLGFLYVVPEQSFLVLFHRLKLPE; translated from the exons ATGGTGGTGGCGGGTCTGTCTCCGGCCATCTCCATCTCCACCGCCACCACAACCCCCTCTTGCTTCCATTCTCGCGCCTCAAAaccactctcttcttttttcgGCCTCCTCCACTCTCCCCAGCCCAATCTCTCCATCTCCGCCAGGAGGAACCGCTACAACACCACTCACTGTTGCCGCTGCTCCCTCAATTCCGGCGATACCTACGTCAATTGGGATTGGAACCGATGGTGCCGCTATTTCTCAGAAATCGAACAGGCCGAGAACTTTGCCTCTGTCCTTAAG TTTCAACTTGATGATGCTGTAGAGAAGGAGGACTTTGAAGAGGCCATTAAGTTGAAGAGGGCTCTTTTGGAAGCAACGTCCAAGGACACTGTTGCTAAAATTATGGATCAGTTGAAG AGTGCTATAGATGATGAACGATATCATGATGCTTCAAGATTGTGTAAATGCACTGGAAGTGGACTG GTGGGCTGGTGGGTGGGTTACTCAAAAACCACTGATGACCCCTTTGGTAGAATTATACATATAAGTCCTGGCATGGGTAGGTTCATTGGCAAGAGTTACAGTCCAAG ACAATTGATGACAGCATCTAGTGGAACtccaatttttgaaatttatgtgGTAAAAAATGCTGATGATACGTATCATATGCAG GTAGTGTATTTGCGACAAGCCAAAGGAAAGTCAAAGAGAAACCCTCTATCTCTATCTACTAAAGGCCCATCCAAACCTGAGGTGGATAATGTATCTTCATCAGTTGAGGTGCAGGAAGATGAAGAGAAGGTTGAAAGAAATgatgagaaaaacaataacatCGAGGCAGTAACTGAAGAGGGAATTAAAAGTGtgataaattttcttaaagaaaaaattccAGGACTAAAAGTCAAAGTTATGAATGTTAATGTTGAAGAGGAAGCAGCAGAGAACAATGATTCTATTCAGCAATTGATGGAGGATGATAGTAATAAAACTGGCACTGGTGAGAATCATgaagatgaagttgataatCTCGATGAACCTGATGGGGTCACTCTAGACAGAGATGGAGATGccatagaagaagaaaaggatttGGAAATGAAGCTTTTTATTGGTGGGGTTGTACACAACAATGAGGATACTCCTCTCAAGGATGATTTTGTACGTCTTCCAgcagtaataaaaaatatggaaaAAGATTCTTTTGTCTTCAATTTTGCTGGCAAAAATATAGACTATGGTATCAAAGAAGATAAAGCTCCCAATATCAAAGTGGCCGCTTTGGCAGCTCAAGGAGTCTCGGAGCTTATGCCTCCTGATGTTGCTAATGCATTTTGGAGTTCCGACAAAGTGTCTTCCAAG ATCTCCAAAAGCATGCGTGATATTGTCAGAGTTGCTATGAGTCAAGCTCATAAAAGAACTAGATTATCTGGGGATACATATTTTAACCGGATTACCTGTTCAAGAGGGGATTCTGATCCTTTTGATG GACTCTATGTTGGCGCATTTGGCCCTTATGGCATGGAAGTAGTTCATTTGAGGCGAAAATTTGGACATTGGAATGAAGGGGACAGTGAAAATAATACTTCAGATGTTGGATTCTTTGAGTATGTAGAGGCTGTGAAGTTAACTGGGGATCTTAATGTTCCTGCTGGCCAg GTGACATTCCGTGCAAAAATTGGCAGAGGCAATCGCAACACCAATCGTGGGATGTATCCTGATGATTTAGGAGTG GTTGCTAGTTATAAAGGCCAGGGGAGAATAGCTGACTATGGTTTTCGAAATCCAAAATGGGTCGAAGGGGAACTGCTCCAACTTAATGGCAAG GGCATGGGACCTTACATGAAAGGTGCAGACCTCGGCTTCCTTTATGTAGTACCTGAACAAAGTTTTCTAGTGTTATTCCACCGGTTGAAACTACCCGAGTAA